The following are encoded in a window of Methanobrevibacter ruminantium M1 genomic DNA:
- the glyA gene encoding serine hydroxymethyltransferase: protein MYQYENEVTKLNELMETHNNWMRDSVNLIASENTTSNAVTGAVASDLAHRYAEGQAFERLYQGCTYIDEIEDIVKRLSREVYDCSYANVQPVSGVTANLAAFFGFAKAGDKMMAMNIPFGGHISHANVSAAGIRGLKTLEHPFNPEVMNIDIDAMNKMILEEKPKIILFGGSLFLFPHPVKEAVDAANEVGATIMYDGAHVLGLIAGKQFQDPLKEGAEVMMGSTHKTFPGPQGGIILSDESNKELIDNAVFPGVVSNHHLHHLAGLGIATAEMLEFGEDYAKQTIKNAKALAGALAEQGFNVFCEDLGYTESHQVAMNVSDVKRATILAKELEQNNIILNKNLIPGDNVNDSDDPSGIRIGTQEITRRGMKEKEMEEVAEFIWKVAEGDKVDIKDEVTEFMSQYRTIHYAFKEEEGYKYIQY from the coding sequence ATGTATCAATACGAAAATGAAGTTACTAAACTCAATGAATTAATGGAAACTCATAATAACTGGATGAGAGATAGCGTAAACCTTATTGCAAGTGAAAACACTACAAGTAATGCAGTTACAGGAGCTGTTGCTTCAGACTTAGCTCACAGATATGCTGAAGGACAAGCATTCGAACGTTTATATCAAGGATGCACATATATCGATGAAATTGAAGACATTGTAAAAAGGCTCTCAAGAGAAGTCTATGACTGTAGTTATGCTAATGTACAGCCTGTATCTGGTGTAACTGCTAACCTTGCTGCTTTCTTTGGATTTGCAAAGGCTGGAGACAAGATGATGGCTATGAACATTCCATTTGGAGGTCACATCTCCCATGCAAACGTAAGTGCAGCAGGTATCAGAGGATTAAAAACCCTTGAACATCCTTTCAACCCAGAGGTTATGAACATTGATATTGATGCAATGAACAAGATGATATTGGAAGAAAAGCCAAAGATCATTCTCTTCGGTGGAAGCTTATTCCTTTTCCCACACCCTGTAAAAGAGGCTGTAGATGCAGCAAACGAAGTTGGGGCAACTATCATGTATGACGGTGCTCACGTTCTCGGTTTGATTGCAGGTAAACAGTTCCAAGATCCTTTAAAGGAAGGAGCTGAAGTTATGATGGGTAGTACCCACAAGACCTTCCCAGGTCCTCAAGGGGGAATCATCCTATCAGACGAATCAAACAAGGAACTAATCGACAATGCTGTTTTCCCAGGTGTAGTGAGCAATCACCACTTGCACCACTTAGCAGGTTTAGGAATCGCTACAGCTGAAATGCTCGAGTTCGGTGAAGATTATGCTAAACAAACAATCAAAAACGCTAAAGCATTGGCTGGAGCTCTTGCAGAACAAGGTTTCAATGTATTCTGTGAAGATCTTGGCTACACAGAATCTCACCAAGTCGCTATGAATGTAAGCGATGTCAAAAGAGCAACAATATTGGCTAAAGAGCTAGAGCAAAACAACATTATATTAAACAAAAACCTCATTCCAGGTGACAATGTAAATGACAGTGATGACCCTTCAGGTATAAGAATAGGTACCCAAGAAATCACAAGACGTGGAATGAAGGAAAAAGAAATGGAAGAAGTTGCTGAGTTTATCTGGAAAGTTGCAGAAGGCGACAAAGTAGATATCAAGGATGAAGTAACTGAATTCATGAGTCAATACAGAACTATTCATTATGCTTTTAAAGAAGAAGAAGGTTATAAGTATATTCAATACTAA